The DNA region GTGGAGATGGCCGAGGCTAATGCGCTGGAGACCATGAAGCGGCGGGAGCCGGACCTGGCCGTGCTCTTGGCCGACGCCCTGCGCTTGGCGGCACCGGTTCGGCGCATCGAAGCCGTGGACGTCTCGCATCTGGGCGGGCAGGGCGTTCGAGTGGGTATGGTGGTCTTTGAGGACGGACGACCGCGCAAGGACGCCTACCGCATCCACGCCATGCCTGAGCTGGAAGGAACCCATGACGACTACCTGGCCCTGACCCACTGGGCCGAACGGCGGATCGAGGCCGGACCGCCGTGGCCGGATCTGCTGCTCATCGACGGCGGCCTGGGGCAGCTCGCCGCCGTGGGGAGAGTCAGTTCCGCCGCGGGTCTGGAACAAACATGGAACCTGGCCTCCATGGCCAAGGCCGGTCGCCGGGGCGGAGAACTGGGGGACAAAGTGTTCCGTCCGGGCCGCAAGAATCCGCTGCCGCTGCGGCCTGGAAGCAAGGAGCTGCTTTTTTTGCAGCAAATCCGGGATGCGGCGCATCGGTTCGTGATCTCCCGGCAGCGCAAGGCCCGCGAGCGCAAGGCCCTGGACACCAAATTGGAAGCCATCCCCGGCGTGGGGCCGAAGACCGCTCGTTTGCTCTGGGATTACTACCCGGATATTTCGGCTATGACTCGGGCCTCCCTGGAAGAATTGACGGCCCTGCCCGGTCTTGGGGCGGACAGGGCCAAGAAAGTTTATGAAGGGTTGCGGGGGTGATCGGGTAAGGCGTCATTCATCCGCGATCCGAGCCGCGAAATCCAGATTCTGCTTGCCCATGTTCAGGGTTTGGCCAGGCTTCATGGCATTGAGCCGGACCTTCGGGGCGTGGATGCCAAGTTGTTCGGCGAAGCTGTCGCAGTTCTGCTCTAGAACCGGGAACGAACCCCAGTGCATGGGCACGACTTCCCCGCACTGGAGCAGGGCGCAGGCCATGGCCGCCTGCCGGGGATCCATGGTGAACACTCCGCCGATGGGCAGCAGGGCCAGGTCGATGTTGAACAGCCGCCCGTAGAGTTCCATGGTCGAGAAAATGCCCGTGTCCCCGGCGTGGTAGACGCAGGTCCCGTCTTCCAGGGTCAGGATGTAGCCCACGGCCAGGCCGGTTTCCGAGGAGTGCTGGGCCTGGACCATGGTTGCCTGGAGGGTGTGGAAGCGCACCGTGCCGCCGATGTTCATGCCGGTGCCGTTGACCACTTGATCCGCAGGAAGGCCGAGGTTTTTGAGCTTGGCCACGGTTTCCACGACGCCGAGAAGGTGTGCTCCGGTCCGCCGGCAGATTTCCACGGCCTGACCGACATGGTCCCCATGGTCGTGGGTGATCAGCACCAGGTCCACCTTGTCCAAGGCTTCGTGGGAGGTTCGCGAGGACGGGTTGCCCTCGAACCAGGGGTCGATCAGCACGCTCAGGCTGGGCGTGACGATTTGAAAAGCCGCGTGTCCATGCCAGATCAATCGATGTTCCATGTCGTTCCTCCTCATTGGCGTGTCTCGGTTGGTGACGGCTCCAGACCGGGGGCGTCCTCTCCCCAGCGTCGCGTCGCGTCGTGATCCACGTCCAGCGCGTCCAGTATCCGACCGCAGAGTTGTTCCGTCAGATCCTGGATGGTCCGGGGGCGGTGATAGAATCCCGGACTGGCGGGCAGCACCACGGCTCCGGCCCTGGTCGCGGCCAGCATGTTTTCCAGGTGAATGCTGTTCAGCGGCGTTTCCCGGGTGACCAGAATCAGCCGACGCCGCTCCTTGAGCGTGACGTCCGCGGATCGGTGGATCAGGTTGCTGCCCAGCCCCCGGGCAATGGCCGCCAGGCTGGCCATGGAGCAGGGGCAGACCACCATGCCCTGATGTTGCCAGGATCCGCTGGCCGGCGGCGCGGCCAGATCGTCTTGGGAATAGGCGCGAAATGCCTTGTTCAGCAGTTCCTCGCGGGGCGTGCCCAGTTCCTGGTTCCAAACCAGCCAGCCGGCCTTGGAAACGATCAAATGCAGTTCGCGGCGATCGCCCAGCATTTCCGCCAGGGTCCGGGCATAGGGCATGCCGCTGGCTCCGGTGACGGCCAGGACGATGCGGTTTCGAGCGGATGGGGGCATAGAGGGCTACCTTTTTCGCAGGGTTTGCCAGAGTCGGCGGACGGTCTCGGTGAAGTGCGGATCAGGATGGCTGGGCATGGGCTGGGCTGGAGGTTTGGCTCGGGCGTCCAGGAGTAGTTTACCGCCCCGGCCCGGCGTCGTTGATGGGTGCCATGGGGCCAGCGGACCTTGGATACGGACCATGTCCCGATCCGGGTCCAGGCAGTTGCCCAACCGCCAAAAAACTTGCGAAACGTCAGTGCAGTCAACGAATTCATCCACGGC from Desulfonatronum sp. SC1 includes:
- a CDS encoding metal-dependent hydrolase, with amino-acid sequence MEHRLIWHGHAAFQIVTPSLSVLIDPWFEGNPSSRTSHEALDKVDLVLITHDHGDHVGQAVEICRRTGAHLLGVVETVAKLKNLGLPADQVVNGTGMNIGGTVRFHTLQATMVQAQHSSETGLAVGYILTLEDGTCVYHAGDTGIFSTMELYGRLFNIDLALLPIGGVFTMDPRQAAMACALLQCGEVVPMHWGSFPVLEQNCDSFAEQLGIHAPKVRLNAMKPGQTLNMGKQNLDFAARIADE
- a CDS encoding UbiX family flavin prenyltransferase, giving the protein MPPSARNRIVLAVTGASGMPYARTLAEMLGDRRELHLIVSKAGWLVWNQELGTPREELLNKAFRAYSQDDLAAPPASGSWQHQGMVVCPCSMASLAAIARGLGSNLIHRSADVTLKERRRLILVTRETPLNSIHLENMLAATRAGAVVLPASPGFYHRPRTIQDLTEQLCGRILDALDVDHDATRRWGEDAPGLEPSPTETRQ